From a single Oreochromis niloticus isolate F11D_XX linkage group LG3, O_niloticus_UMD_NMBU, whole genome shotgun sequence genomic region:
- the tspan5a gene encoding tetraspanin-5a isoform X3: MSGNHYKGHEVSCCIKYFIFGFNILFWLLGMALVGIGLWAWSEKGVLSNISSITDLGGLDPVWLFMVVGAVMFILGFAGCIGALRENTFLLKFFSVFLGIIFFLELTTGVLAFVFKDWIKDQLNLFINNNIRAYRDDIDLQNLIDFTQEYWECCGAFGADDWNLNIYFNCTDGNPSREKCGVPFSCCTKDPAEDVINTQCGYDIRAKPDSEQKDHINVKGCVPQFEKWLQDNLTLVAGIFIGVALLQIFGICLAQNLVSDIEAVRASCFFT, translated from the exons ATGTCGGGGAATCATTACAAAGGCCACGAAGTCAGCTGCTGCATCAAATACTTCATCTTTGGATTCAACATCCTGTTCTGG CTGCTGGGCATGGCCTTAGTGGGAATCGGACTGTGGGCGTGGAGCGAGAAG GGGGTCCTGTCCAACATCTCATCTATCACAGACCTGGGGGGTCTGGACCCAGTCTGGCTCTTCATGGTGGTTGGGGCGGTTATGTTCATCCTGGGCTTTGCCGGATGCATCGGAGCGCTGCGGGAAAACACGTTTCTACTGAAGTTT TTCTCAGTGTTCCTTGGAATCATCTTCTTCCTGGAGTTAACGACGGGAGTTCTGGCGTTTGTCTTTAAGGACTGGATTAAAGACCAGCTCAACCTGttcatcaacaacaacatccgGGCGTATCGGGACGACATCGATCTGCAGAACCTCATCGATTTCACTCAGGAATAT TGGGAGTGCTGTGGTGCTTTCGGAGCAGATGACTGGAACCTGAACATCTATTTTAACTGCACTGATGGAAATCCCAGTCGGGAAAAGTGCGGCGTTCCCTTCTCCTGCTGCACCAAGGACCCAGCG GAGGATGTGATCAACACTCAGTGTGGCTACGACATTCGAGCCAAACCA GACTCAGAGCAGAAGGACCACATCAACGTTAAAGGCTGCGTGCCCCAGTTTGAGAAGTGGCTGCAGGACAACCTCACGCTGGTGGCTGGGATCTTCATCGGAGTTGCGCTCCTGCAG ATTTTTGGAATTTGTTTGGCTCAGAACTTAGTGAGCGACATCGAGGCTGTGCGGGCGAGCTG TTTCTTTACCTAA
- the tspan5a gene encoding tetraspanin-5a isoform X2, giving the protein MSGNHYKGHEVSCCIKYFIFGFNILFWGVLSNISSITDLGGLDPVWLFMVVGAVMFILGFAGCIGALRENTFLLKFFSVFLGIIFFLELTTGVLAFVFKDWIKDQLNLFINNNIRAYRDDIDLQNLIDFTQEYWECCGAFGADDWNLNIYFNCTDGNPSREKCGVPFSCCTKDPAEDVINTQCGYDIRAKPDSEQKDHINVKGCVPQFEKWLQDNLTLVAGIFIGVALLQIFGICLAQNLVSDIEAVRASWVPPPLSMRRLPPYSSKKASAYYS; this is encoded by the exons ATGTCGGGGAATCATTACAAAGGCCACGAAGTCAGCTGCTGCATCAAATACTTCATCTTTGGATTCAACATCCTGTTCTGG GGGGTCCTGTCCAACATCTCATCTATCACAGACCTGGGGGGTCTGGACCCAGTCTGGCTCTTCATGGTGGTTGGGGCGGTTATGTTCATCCTGGGCTTTGCCGGATGCATCGGAGCGCTGCGGGAAAACACGTTTCTACTGAAGTTT TTCTCAGTGTTCCTTGGAATCATCTTCTTCCTGGAGTTAACGACGGGAGTTCTGGCGTTTGTCTTTAAGGACTGGATTAAAGACCAGCTCAACCTGttcatcaacaacaacatccgGGCGTATCGGGACGACATCGATCTGCAGAACCTCATCGATTTCACTCAGGAATAT TGGGAGTGCTGTGGTGCTTTCGGAGCAGATGACTGGAACCTGAACATCTATTTTAACTGCACTGATGGAAATCCCAGTCGGGAAAAGTGCGGCGTTCCCTTCTCCTGCTGCACCAAGGACCCAGCG GAGGATGTGATCAACACTCAGTGTGGCTACGACATTCGAGCCAAACCA GACTCAGAGCAGAAGGACCACATCAACGTTAAAGGCTGCGTGCCCCAGTTTGAGAAGTGGCTGCAGGACAACCTCACGCTGGTGGCTGGGATCTTCATCGGAGTTGCGCTCCTGCAG ATTTTTGGAATTTGTTTGGCTCAGAACTTAGTGAGCGACATCGAGGCTGTGCGGGCGAGCTG GGTGCCCCCCCCTCTCTCCATGCGCCGACTCCCACCATACTCCAGCAAGAAAGCGTCGGCTTACTACTCGTGa
- the tspan5a gene encoding tetraspanin-5a isoform X1: protein MSGNHYKGHEVSCCIKYFIFGFNILFWLLGMALVGIGLWAWSEKGVLSNISSITDLGGLDPVWLFMVVGAVMFILGFAGCIGALRENTFLLKFFSVFLGIIFFLELTTGVLAFVFKDWIKDQLNLFINNNIRAYRDDIDLQNLIDFTQEYWECCGAFGADDWNLNIYFNCTDGNPSREKCGVPFSCCTKDPAEDVINTQCGYDIRAKPDSEQKDHINVKGCVPQFEKWLQDNLTLVAGIFIGVALLQIFGICLAQNLVSDIEAVRASWVPPPLSMRRLPPYSSKKASAYYS from the exons ATGTCGGGGAATCATTACAAAGGCCACGAAGTCAGCTGCTGCATCAAATACTTCATCTTTGGATTCAACATCCTGTTCTGG CTGCTGGGCATGGCCTTAGTGGGAATCGGACTGTGGGCGTGGAGCGAGAAG GGGGTCCTGTCCAACATCTCATCTATCACAGACCTGGGGGGTCTGGACCCAGTCTGGCTCTTCATGGTGGTTGGGGCGGTTATGTTCATCCTGGGCTTTGCCGGATGCATCGGAGCGCTGCGGGAAAACACGTTTCTACTGAAGTTT TTCTCAGTGTTCCTTGGAATCATCTTCTTCCTGGAGTTAACGACGGGAGTTCTGGCGTTTGTCTTTAAGGACTGGATTAAAGACCAGCTCAACCTGttcatcaacaacaacatccgGGCGTATCGGGACGACATCGATCTGCAGAACCTCATCGATTTCACTCAGGAATAT TGGGAGTGCTGTGGTGCTTTCGGAGCAGATGACTGGAACCTGAACATCTATTTTAACTGCACTGATGGAAATCCCAGTCGGGAAAAGTGCGGCGTTCCCTTCTCCTGCTGCACCAAGGACCCAGCG GAGGATGTGATCAACACTCAGTGTGGCTACGACATTCGAGCCAAACCA GACTCAGAGCAGAAGGACCACATCAACGTTAAAGGCTGCGTGCCCCAGTTTGAGAAGTGGCTGCAGGACAACCTCACGCTGGTGGCTGGGATCTTCATCGGAGTTGCGCTCCTGCAG ATTTTTGGAATTTGTTTGGCTCAGAACTTAGTGAGCGACATCGAGGCTGTGCGGGCGAGCTG GGTGCCCCCCCCTCTCTCCATGCGCCGACTCCCACCATACTCCAGCAAGAAAGCGTCGGCTTACTACTCGTGa
- the LOC102077247 gene encoding uncharacterized protein LOC102077247 — protein MKVRMVGRIRLEFVDVTLGFLLLCSVTGLLLMDQQRHAEDEQELDKAILEMLHINKVSASHHAKPHPYMRKIYQNLDSLEVQDLGKSDGTLVQGFRSVDGPQGWIWFNITSLSPFMMGAELVLFRKALHPRPLSVSVTLHSVIASQGRLDERPVLEERQLALDQRPPSGYDVFDVSAVLAAKPVEAVGFQLRYTDESGSLVLHEALTQSLYCLHRGSLSEPLLVLYQSHPLSLLSV, from the exons ATGAAAGTGAGAATGGTTGGACGAATACGTTTGGAGTTTGTGGACGTAACGCTGGGGTTCCTCCTGCTGTGCTCTGTAACAGGCTTGTTGTTGATGGATCAGCAGAGACATGCAGAGGATGAGCAGGAGCTCGACAAAGCTATTCTGGAAATGCTGCATATCAACAAAGTGTCAGCAAGCCACCATGCTAAACCACATCCTTACATGAGGAAGATTTATCAGAACCTGGACTCGCTGGAGGTGCAAGATTTGGGGAAATCAGATGGGACGCTGGTGCAGGGGTTTCGGAGCGTGGACG GCCCACAGGGATGGATCTGGTTCAACATCACCAGCTTGAGCCCCTTCATGATGGGTGCAGAGCTGGTCCTGTTCAGGAAAGCCCTCCATCCTCGGCCGCTCAGCGTGTCTGTAACTCTGCACAGTGTCATTGCTTCACAAGGACGTCTGGACGAACGTCCCGTCCTGGAGGAGAGACAGCTGGCCCTGGACCAGCGGCCGCCGTCTGGCTACGACGTCTTCGATGTGTCAGCTGTGCTGGCTGCGAAGCCTGTGGAGGCTGTGGGCTTCCAGCTGCGCTACACGGACGAGAGCGGGAGTCTGGTCCTGCATGAAGCCCTGACACAGAGTCTGTACTGTCTCCACAGAGGCTCTCTGAGTGAACCCTTACTGGTGCTCTACCAGTCACACCCTCTCTCTCTACTATCAGTCTAA